The genomic DNA GCAGCCTGCAGCGGCGCTTCGGGCCCGAGTACGACCGCACCCTCGCCCGGCACGACGGCGACGCCAAGGCCGCCGAGCGCGACCTCGCCGAGCGGGTGAGGCGGCACGGTTCGCTGGAGACGCGTCCCCTGGAACCCGCGGCCCGCGAACAGTACGCGGCCCGCTGGACGGCGGCCCAGGAGCGCTTCGTCGACTCGCCGCGGGACGCGGTGGCGGAGGCGGACCAGCTGCTCGCCGAACTGGCCGGCGAGCGCGGCTTCCCGGACGGAGGCCGCTACGAGGAGCAGCTCGAGGCGCTGTCCGTGCACCATGCGCACCACGTCCACGGCTACCGCAGGGTGCACCGGTTCGCGCAGGCCGACACCGCCGGCGCGCCGGAGAACGGGGCCGGTACGGAGGAGATGCGCGAGGCCATGATCGAGGCCCGCGCCCTCTTCGAGGACCTGGTGAGCACGAATGGCCACCGAGCGGGCATCGGCGCGAAGACCGAGCAGTCGCAGACCGGCACGAAGTCCGCGACGGACACGAGGGCCGTCGAGGGCGCCTCGGCACCGGCCCACACCGACCGGACGGCCGCCGGCGGCCGCACCAATCTGTCGTGGGCATTCAACAGGCGTCACGCGAAGGGGAGTTGAGGAACGTGGCAGAGGTGACACCCGACGAGGGCGCGGTACGCCGCGAGCCGACGAGGATCGACGAGGCGAAGGCCGGACCGGGGCGCGGACGCGAGGCACGCGACCTGCGCGATACGCGTGAGACGCGTACGAGCGGCATCGCACCGACCCACGGCGACGGGTTCGGCGACGGCGTCGGCGGCGCCGAGGGCCGGCCGGCGGGGAGCCCGCGGGACACCGGCCGCCAGGCCGACGGCCCGGGGGCCGGGAGCCGGGCCGCGGGTGCCGGGACCGGGAGCGCCAAGCCCGGGATCCCTCAGGCCCAGAGCCCGCAGCCGGAGAATCTCCGGACGGGGATACCCCAGGAGCAGGCCCCGCAGCCGAAGAGTCTCCGCACCAAGATCCCCCAGTCGGACCTCCCCCAGTCAGACCGTTCCCAGTCGGACCGCCCCCGGTCCGACCGCCTCCACTCCGACGGCTCCCACCCGCAGCACCCCGGGGCCACCGCCCACGAAGCCCCTTTCCTCCCCCATGACGAGTGCGACAAGCTCTCCCTGCGGCTGCACCACGCCGTCGCCGGATTCGTCGATGAGCCCCGTGCCGCCGTGGAAGAGGCCGATCACGTGCTCGAAGAGGTCGCCGCGCGGTTCGCGGACGCCGTGGCCCGGCAGCGGCGCACCCTGCGAACCTCTTGGTCCGCCGCCGGCGAGTCCGGCTCCGGCGGGCACCCCACCGTCGACACCGAACAGCTCCGTCTCACCCTGCGCGACTATCGCGAGATGACGGAGCGGCTGCTGCACATGTGACCGGCGAGGCGGACGGCCCCACGAGGGTGAGCCGGCGAGTAAGCGATGACGGCGCGTAAGTGATGACGGCGAGGCCGCGCCCCGGACCATGTTCCGGGGCGCGGCCTCGCCGGTCTACGGAGTCTGCCCGGCCCGGCGCTCGCGCCACTCCCGGACGATCTCTTCGACGTCGTACGGCTTCAGCCCCAGCGGCGGTCCCGGCGGGGGCTTGAACATCATGTCGCGGATCTTGACGTTGATCTCCTCGAGGAGACGGCGTACGACCCGCTCGGACGGCGCCCCGGCCGCCGCGGCCAGCGTGTCCTCCGCCTCCTTGCGCAGCGCGAGCGTCGGCGGCAGCACGGCGAGGCCCTCGCGGGCCATCTTCTGCTTGATCCACCACAGTTCGTCGTAGGACGTGCCCGTGACGGCGGGCGACGGTTTGCCCGCGCCGGGGAGGTGCGCGAACTCCCCGCGCGCCTCCGCGTCGCGGATCTGTTTGTCGACGAAGGACTCGAAGCTGACGCCGGGTGGCTTGCGCTCGGTCATGCGTCCATTGTGCCGGACGTCACCCAGATGGACGATCGGGCGAATTATCATGCGGCGGCGGGGTGCCGACCACGGCGCAACGGCCGCTGGACATCCGGTACTCGAAGGAGCGCACGTGCTCGAACTCACCATGGCCTCGGTTTCCGGGGCGGACGCCGGGGCGACGGCCGGCATGCTCATGGCCGACGCGCCCAGCGAGCCCGGCGCCGTGCTGCGGGTGGGCCGGGACAAGGCCGTGTGCCGGCTGGCGACCCCCGACGACTGGCTGTTCGTCTCCCGTGTCCACCTGGAGTTCCTCTGCGGTCCGGACGGCACCTGGCAGGTCACCTGGCTGCGCGGCTCCCACGCCGAGCCCTCCTCCGAGGTGGTGCTGACCCTGGCCGGTCTCCAGCCCCAGCCCCTCCCGTACGGCGGCACGGCCAAGCTGCCCGGGGGCGGATCCGGCGAACTCGTCGTCCAGGACCGCTCCGAGCCCCGCAGCGTCAACGTGGGCTTCTATCACGATGCCTGACCGGACCCAGGGGGTGTCACGCCCTACGGCAGCACGCGGGCCAGTGCGAAGCCGTCGTACCCCTTGCTGCCCACCGTCTGGACCGCCGTGCCGCTCAACTTGGGGTGCTCGGCGATTAGTTCGAGGGCGGACCGGGTGCCGCGCACGCTCGGGTCCGTGCTGCCCGCGTCGGTGACCCCGCCGCCGCGGACGACGTTGTCGACGACGATCAGGCTGCCGGGGCGGGTCAGTTTGAGCGCCCACTCGACGTAGTGCGGGTTGTTGACCTTGTCCGCGTCGATGAAGACCAGGTCGAACGGCTCGGGCCGCTCGTCGGCGAGCTTGGGCAGCGACTCCAGGGCGGGGCCCACCCGCACCTCGCTGATCCCGTCCAGGCCCGCTCGGGCGAGGTTGCGGCGGGCGACCTCCGCGTGCTTGGCGTCGTACTCGAAGGAGATCAGCCGGCCGTCCCGCGGCAGCGCGCGGCCCAGCCAGATCGTGCTGTAGCCGCCGAGCGTGCCGATCTCCAGGATGCGGCGCGCGCCCTGGATCTCGGCGAGGAGCTGGAGCAGCTTGCCCTGGTTCGGTGCGACGTTGATGTGCGGCAGCCCGGCCGCGTCGCTGTCGCGCAGCGCCGCGGTGAGCGCCTCGTCCTCCGGGGCGAGCAGGGTGGTGAAGTAGTCGTCGACGTCGTCCCAGAGCTGTTGCGACTCGCTCATGCACCATGCCTTTCGCTGTGGCTAGTTAGCTGACCTAACTAGATACGCTAACGAATATAGTCGCGGGGCCGGCGCCCTGTCAGGGGATCTCCGGGGAGATCAGCCGATCGGGGGCGGGGCGTGGGCCGGCGGGGGCGGCATGACCGGCGGCGGGGGCGGTACCGGGCGTCGCCTCCGGCTTCGCAGCAGCACCAGCAGCACCATGACCGCCACTGCCAGGGCGCCCGCCACCGTCAGCTGCCAGACGGGGATCCCGCCCGCCGTCAGCAGTTCGTCGCGGTAGATGATCTGGCGGCGCGTGGTGTCCGCGGCCGTGCGCCGCAGTTCGTGGTCGCCGGAGATCCGTGACGGCCGCGGGAACTCCTGGTCGACCGTGGTGAGGAAGTCCGTGCCGCCCTCGGTGAGCCCCGCCAGGGGGCCGGACGCGGCCGTCACCCGGCCCGCGAACC from Streptomyces avermitilis MA-4680 = NBRC 14893 includes the following:
- a CDS encoding DUF1992 domain-containing protein, with the protein product MTERKPPGVSFESFVDKQIRDAEARGEFAHLPGAGKPSPAVTGTSYDELWWIKQKMAREGLAVLPPTLALRKEAEDTLAAAAGAPSERVVRRLLEEINVKIRDMMFKPPPGPPLGLKPYDVEEIVREWRERRAGQTP
- a CDS encoding O-methyltransferase, with translation MSESQQLWDDVDDYFTTLLAPEDEALTAALRDSDAAGLPHINVAPNQGKLLQLLAEIQGARRILEIGTLGGYSTIWLGRALPRDGRLISFEYDAKHAEVARRNLARAGLDGISEVRVGPALESLPKLADERPEPFDLVFIDADKVNNPHYVEWALKLTRPGSLIVVDNVVRGGGVTDAGSTDPSVRGTRSALELIAEHPKLSGTAVQTVGSKGYDGFALARVLP